A genomic region of Choristoneura fumiferana chromosome 17, NRCan_CFum_1, whole genome shotgun sequence contains the following coding sequences:
- the LOC141437023 gene encoding dnaJ homolog subfamily C member 28 — MIKTLVLGKTIGPLTIKRGPANYRLLSSIVERGITECYNILKIPVDSKQDEVRKAFLDLAKLYHPDSGSPEANIDKFVEIENAFRILTKHNTGKSSKEDIEKIVYDIRHTAPQHRQYLSFEGFGYGTPFQRQKQWAQARAQRAANNVMEHRMSKAVASENTLMKKGQSYGKKHDIKTKYGFDRLVEDLIQESMSKGEFEKLSGVGKPLKDQNTNPYVDFTTHKLNEVLINNGFTPEWITMNKEIEEDIKALKEEIKRDRMYLGPHPLSEEDQVKWDRICEANRDLAKSLNMKINTFNLIVPLINKQKFHVDFEKISEEILVTGEHSVVRETKVKKQPVQAANNQSPDYDILGVFFKGLGELFRFNKPKKNIDN; from the exons atgatTAAAACTCTCGTATTAGGAAAAACTATTGGTCCTTTGACAATAAAACGTGGGCCTGCAAACTACAGACTGTTATCATCAATAGTTGAACGAGGAATTACA gaGTGTTACAATATTCTCAAAATCCCAGTGGATTCTAAACAAGATGAAGTCAGAAAAGCTTTTCTTGATCTAGCAAAGCTGTACCACCCGGACTCTGGTTCCCCAGAAGCTAACATAGACAAATTTGTGGAGATCGAAAATGCCTTCAGAATACTTACAAAGCACAACACTGGAAAGAGCAGCAAGGAAGATATTGAAAAGATTGTCTATGACATTAGA CACACAGCCCCGCAACACCGTCAATACCTAAGCTTTGAAGGTTTTGGTTACGGTACTCCATTCCAACGCCAAAAGCAATGGGCTCAAGCCAGAGCCCAACGTGCAGCCAATAATGTTATGGAACACCGGATGTCCAAAGCTGTTGCCTCTGAGAATACCCTGATGAAGAAGGGCCAGAGTTATGGCAAAAAGCATGATATCAAAACGAAATATGGCTTTGATCGTCTAGTTGAGGATTTGATACAAGAATCTATGTCCAAAGGAGAGTTTGAGAAGTTAAGCGGTGTTGGGAAACCGTTGAAGGATCAGAATACTAATCCATATGTGGATTTCACAACACATAAATTGAATGAG GTTTTAATCAACAATGGTTTCACGCCGGAATGGATTACAATGAACAAGGAAATTGAGGAAGATATCAAAGCCctaaaagaagaaataaaacgCGACCGAATGTACCTAGGTCCTCATCCATTGTCTGAGGAAGATCAAGTTAAATGGGATCGCATATGTGAAGCCAACCGGGATTTAGCAAAGTCGTTGAATATGaaaattaatacatttaatttgatTGTTCCTTTGATTAATAAGCAGAAGTTTCATGTAGATTTTGAGAAGATATCTGAAGAGATTTTAGTTACTGGGGAACATTCGGTCGTTAGAGAAACTAAGGTGAAGAAACAACCAGTCCAAGCTGCAAATAATCAATCTCCTGATTATGATATATTAGGTGTTTTCTTTAAAGGCCTCGGTGAACTCTTTCGTTTTAATAAGCcaaagaaaaatattgataacTAG